In the genome of Daucus carota subsp. sativus chromosome 9, DH1 v3.0, whole genome shotgun sequence, the window AATCTAGTTTGCGGAGTTTTGGAAACTGTCActattaacaaaaaatattgtattacAAGTACAGAATCAATAAATAGATACAAGAAACAAGTATGTAGAAGAAGTTGAAGCAGCCTAAATACCCTGTGATTTGTCCCCCAGTCCAATATGTATGAGCAAGTAAATATGCATATGACCgtaatgaaattttttggatGCTTTCAAGTTCCACTAATACAAACTGAACTTTCAGCATCGCTCAAATAACCCATCATATTCAGAGGAAAAATGCTTAGAAACAAACCATGTCAAATGTCAATGAGTATTAATCGATGATAGTTATTGTGTTAAATGAGTGTCGTCTACTAGATTGAGGCACATACCGATTCAATTTCAGTAACAAGTCCATAAATGTTCTCCAAATTTTCTACTGCAACATATTCTCCTTGTGCAAGCTTGAATATGTTCTTCTTACGGTCAATCACCTTCATAGCTCCATTAGGTTGCCACTCACCGATATCCCCTGGCACAGGTAATTGTTATGACTTTTAAACATGCTCATCACGAAAGTgataaagaaattataattcTAAAATTCTATCAAAAATCATTTGACTATACACCTGTGTGGAACCATTCATCTACCAGAACCTCCTTTGTGAGATCTTCACGTTTATAGTATCCTGAAAACACGGTGGCACCCCGTACACATATTTCTCCGCGTGGAGTGCTTGAGAGGGCATCGTACCCCATTTCAGGAACAGATTCCAGGCGTGCATCAACATTAGGTAGTGGAGGCCCGACAGTACCCACCATATCTTGCTCATTTGGCAAAGAGACAAATGTTCCCGCACAGGTTTCAGTTAGCCCTACTCATAGTTTAAGAAAACATAAAATTGGTCATTACAAGTACGAATGCCAACAAATATTAATAGTTAGCACATCATTACCAAAACACTAAATTACACCAGGTTAATAATCACACAATGATGAAAATGTTTATGGCATCCAAACACGATATGAAGCTGATAAACAAGATAAATATTGCAACTTTGCAGTGAGCCAGTGACCATTGAGAGCAAATTTAATGGATAGATGAAATGGTGGCACTAAGAGACGATAAGAACATGTGTCTAAGACAAGGATGGATACAGCATTCTGGCATAGAGTAACCAgagtattaaatattttctaGATATAAGAGAAGGAAAAAGAGATATTCTAATTCCATGCTGATGATGCAAGCCAAGAATTTAGGACAGATACCGTATCCTTGAAGAACATAACAACATGCCACCACTCTCAGATAAGCTTCAACGTGAGTTGCAAGAGGTGCTGCTCCTGAGAGAATGAGGCGCACTCTTCCTCCCAAGCCTTGCTTAACCTGGGGTGCGGAAAGTGAATCAAACATTCAGCAATCAGGTAGTAAATATGTACAGAAATTGGGAATAAGTTTCTGACTTCTCCCCCccaaaaaaagagaagaaaatccACCTTATTAAATACAACTTTGTCACAAAGGGGAGCAGCCTCATCGTGTTTATTCCCACCATTCATACCACGTAATTTGCTGCCAAACATTTCATGTTTAAGGTACTTATTATAGAGATAAAGGAAAACATGAAGAACTAATATTATGGACATGAAGTTGACTGTAATACCGGATGCAGTAAGATTATAAATAGTGACCAGTAAGGGAAACATGAAGAGCTAATACTACGTTATTTGCTAACCGTCACTAAACATTTTCCCTTTTTTGACATGTAAAACCAGATGCAGTAAGATTATAATAGTGACCAGATCATGCAGTTATTAGTACATAAGTTTGCTGTCTTTTTTGCTTAGCTTATGTAAGTAGATCATACAAAGTGAGAACAAGTGCGAACAAGTGAGACAGAGAGCAATGTACAATTTCATTACAACTCAAGTAGAAGTCAATGCCAATAATTTGATTCATATACATATGTAATCTGAAAGAGCAAGAAGCTTGAGAGCTATACAATGCATTATGAAGATATTCCAAATAAAAATGAGCAGGTGAAGGGAACCTACTATGAATATGCAACCTTAAACAGTGTATGCCTCAAGAGACCACCAGTAGAAATCTTCTCCGTCAAACCTTGAATTTGTACATAGTAGTTAATTAACAAGCACACATATTAGTAGAAAAAATGTCATAATCAAATATGATTGTCAGAGGAAGAAAGAATATATCCAAGAATTAGATAAAACTCATCTATTTACTTAACAAACCCCAAGACTAAATGATACTGAAGTGAACATGTGCCATATGTAATTAACTTAAGAGATCCTTTAATAGGTACATTAACTGTACTGAGTTAGCCAAGTTGTTATGGATGGCAGGGAATTAAAATTACTTGAAAATTTCTGATGCAGGACAAGAAGGGAGCAAAGCATCATTGATACGAAAAATTGCTTTcctcttaaaaatatattgcaCATTATCAAAGACAACAatcagtactccctccgtccccctgagttgtatacgcAGGGGGAGCGGCACACACTTAAATGCTActctaaagtatagttctataacttatttttataaaaaaaatttaagaaatttctaaaaataagttatagaactatattttattaagtattaaagtgtgtgccaaatagtgaacgtatagaattgaatgagaCAGATGAAGTAGTTAATAAGATATATCGACAAAAAACTGTGTCCATGCCTGAATAAATCCTGTCCAGTACTCGGGGAACAGCACAGAATATAGTCGGCTTTAAGACTCCAATGTCTTCGAGTAACAATTTGACATCCTGATATACATGAATAACATCTACTGTATTACATTATAGATCATACTCATCGTTGGAGAGTCGTAAAATAAAACCATCTTACCCCACGCCAAAATCCAATGGAGGCCCCGTGCATGATCATGCATTCTTCAATTGCACGATCAAAGATATGTGCCAAAGGGAGATATGAAATGTATACATCCTTCTCATTTAGCTGTAAGATTGCAGAGGCTGCGTGTCAATGACTCAAAAGTTCACTGCACAAGAGCACTACTCTCTCCCAAAATAGCTGTATGTTATTCCATTCCAAAATAGCTGACTGAATTGAGTTATTACTTAAAACTAGAAAAGCACCAGTTCTGTAGTTAGATACTTTGTTTAGGTTCATATATTAGTTTTATGAAACTGTCCAAGTGATTTTAAGCCTATTAATATAATGTGTAACTATTCCCGCATACTATTAGATAAAATAAGTAGTTCTTCATATGGATAActaatgagcccggttaacgggaatGGGAACCTTAATCCCATGACAAGAGTTTAAATTAGTTATTTGGTGCTATGGAATGGGAACCCCAATCCTTTTAGGTGGTTAAATCATACCCTTCCCACCCCTTAGGTTACCAtaccattcccattcccattaACCCCCATTCCCATACCCTCCATTCCCATTCCCGATTCCGATTCCCAACCTTAATCCAAACGCCCCCTCAATTTATCTGGGGTTCTTAACATTTACATTTCTAAGGCAAGGgtaatttttattgaattgaagcttttagatattttaacttatttttccTTCACTTACTTTTTATTTCTTGAACACGTAGATCAACATGTACAATACCGAAACCTATATATcaagtaaaatttaataatgacAAAATTATGCAAGGCCTAGAAAAATTTTAGAATCAGATGCTGCATATATACCGTTTCGTTAAAGCTTTCCAGAAATCGTCTCACCCCAGCTATTAAAGTAACAATGCTATTGTTCGAAATCATTACACCTTTTGGTTCACCAGTAGTTCCACTTGTGTACATTATTGTACAAACATCAGTTTTCTTATTAACCGGAAGCTCAAAGTTCTTATTTTCTCCCTGCACAAACACACATTAAACTCATATTCCTGATTTCAGGTATGAAATCAacaaatctaaaaaaataaaattgtgagATAATGAGATACACGTAACATAGTACCCTGTTACATCCAGTAGGCACTAGATTAATCCTAATTGAAATTGACAATAATGGGAATGCTCTCCTTGCTACATATCAAATTGTTCCACGTCATATTGTATAAAGTGACAACCTCGACATACAAAAGGTTTAGATAATCAGATGCTATAATGGTGAAAGCAGtcttaaaagaaacaaattctTTGAGTTTTTAAATTAGATCCAATTTTATGTTAAACATGAAGAGCAAAACACATTTGTGAATATCACTGTAGACTGTAGTCTATAAAGAAACAATCATATTCATCAATTTTGTGGCATGTGGTGTCCTCAATGAGCATAACGCAACCAATATCAAAGGAAATTATATTAACTCCCAAATAATTAATAGGTGTTATTAAGATGAAACAACAACCCTTTTTGTAACATCATATATGTCCGGGGAActtttgtttataataaaaacTTGAAAACACTACTTTCAACTGGTAAATTATAGAGTGATCTGAATGAACTTTCACGCAAGAATATTATAAAGAACATATCTGTAAGAACAAAAAACTTACCAGCGACACAAATTCATCCCAAGAATATATTGCCAGGCCTAACTTTTGAACTTCTTCCTTTTGCTCAGTAGTAACTTTTCCGAAGCTAACAATTGCTATAGCGTTTTATGAATGATTGATTAGATATTGCACATACATCATGAAAGGAAGCAAGgaataattttacacttacttTTAAGGTACTCTTTTGTCTTGGGCAATGTTTTGAACACCTGAAACAATGAGATAATTCACAACATAACGTCATATTTCTAAAatgttttctattttagtttATTGTAACTAgaattttattacaaaattatgcTAGCAGCAACATTAATGAACAATCCATCATCAACGAAGATATAACAACACAACACAGATGATAATAATAACCATATACACCTCAGGAATCTTCTTCTCCTCTACAAACACAATTATAACCTCAGCATGGCACATCACAAATTCAACGGCATTGGCACCTGAACCATGTCAAGGAAATTGTCAAAACCTGATGAAGATACGGTAGGGTTTATCAAAATATAACTGAATTTAGCATAAAATAGATATCACTTGAGTTAGTGAGCTTATCACTAAACTATGTTTCTCACCCTTTCAATTGCATAACAATGCTAACAGATCGATTATACAAGAGAGGAACTCATTACATGGTTATGAAATCCCACTGAAGAGAAATATGTTTACCTAAGGTGTCATACAAAGGTACACAATAGAGCCCATGAGCATTGCATGCCTGCATTAGTTTTAGTTTCAGATTATAGCTGGCACTATTtatcaaactttaaaaaaataattaaagaaaaggttAATTTCATGGCccagaaaattataattaaatgttaTTATAAGATTCAAAGAGAAATTACCTCCATGCTTATTATCCACTCTTCGCAATTGGCACCATAAATACCACATTTTCCTCGCTATAGTCAAAAGATAAATTTCATATGTTAGTCTCCTCTGCGATAAACTATTTTAGAGACCATAtgtaacaatattattttatgtcAGGGAGAAGCAGAACCAATAGAATTTGTACAAACCTAACATTGACAACGATATTGTGGATAATAATTACATTGTTTGTGCATTACTATAATGAAAAGAGACGATAGACGGACATTTCAACAATAACACACATGGGATGGGGGAGGGAAAGTACCCTGTCcttaaaatcttgaaaaacaataaaaatagaaCAATCCTTATAGCAAGAATACAACTCTCAGTATTACTTCTGCAAGAGGTTTAACAATAAGCTTTCTGAATAATACtgaaaacaaatatttagaCAAAGAAACACCTCTATTTTGACAACATACATTAAGAGCACATATATGATCCATCATTCCACCTATAGAAGGAAAACAAGGAAGACTATAGAGCAAACCCTATGCTAAATGTAAGATGGTCATAGCCATTGCCAccaaaagtaatttttagttgtAAATGAAAACTTGCCCTCCAATGCCAGTTTCATTTTGAAACCAAATAATTCCAAACTTATCCCAACTTTTATTTAAAGTACATCAATTTTCATAACATATATATGCATCCTTGATTGCAAATTTAGAACCAAATGACCATTAAtgcatatttgcatccaattaTGCAACTCCtttggagttttttttttttttagcattTGGTTCCAAATTACAGAAATGCAACCAAGTTTGGAATTGCTCTAATAAGGAAAGTTCTACCTCTTACAAACACCTTATAACTGAATATAAGGTCCCAAAATTTAATAAGTATTAACCAAGCACAGCAGACTTGCCGGTCACTAAAACATAAGACAATGAACAAAGGAGACTGAATCTCTCACTTCTCCACAAATATGCTAAGTGAGGAAGGAGGAAATTCTAATCTATAATATGTTCTGAATCAATCACGTGATTCAGTATTCATATGTAGTCTGACATGCTACTTTACAACAATGGGATTCATGAATAGATGATTTGAAGTTTTATTGAAATCCTCTAGGCCTTCACCGCTCTTCATAAACAACTCCCATAATATATCCACATAATAATATTGGTATTCATGCTCTAGGCCAAACAAACTAGAATCTGCACTTTATGTACTGAGGAAACTTTGTTGCTCACACTAATTAAGATCAAAACAGTTTGTGATTATAATGCAGGATGCTGGCTAAAGTTGCTTAAAATGATCTGCATTCGTAGCCCAAGAGGAGTTGGCCTTTTCCAGCAATCAAGGTGCCTATTTACTAATCTTACAATGGGGAGCCAATAAGGTATCAAACTTTATAAGGTATCAAAATTTGAATAAGGAATTTCCAGGTCAGTCGTTATtttgctaaaagaaagaagataaCAAAACAAAGGCATCCCGCTATAAACCCGTCCCCCTTGACAcataatcaaaattcaaatgtaGTAATAGTTTTAGGATACTGCAGCATGTTGGCATCTACAGGCTTACAAAACATGAAACAAATTCATCCACACCagtataaattaaaagttaatatttCCTCCTAATATGCAGGTTCACTTACTTCCTGAACTCCACAACTGCGAATAGCATTACCAACTTTAATCACTATGTCATATACTTGTTTGTATGTCGTCCACACATACTTTCCAGGCTGCATGTAAAACAATAGTAAGCTCATGGTCACTCGAAAACatgtataaacaaaattatagcaACACTACTATATATACCTTCCCATTAATGAACTCACGGTGACCAAGCATTCGATTATTAGGATTCTTTTCTACGGACATACTGCATgacaataagaagaagaaagttttgaagacaatatcattttctttttcaacaAATTGAGGAAATCATCTATAATCTTGCATtgttcttaaaataaaatagtgtgtTTCCCCACAGactaacaactactttttaGTCAGGTAAATAATTTTATCGGTAGAGATTTTTTTACATGCAGTGGACatcattattattgaaattgTAGTCAATAGAAAATAGAAATCAACGTGCGTGCGCTCACAGACACACAATAGAAAATCCGATAAAATAATACGTCCGGATAGATCTGACATATAtaaacaatttatatatttagtacCGGAAAATGTCCCAACAGCTTTCTAAACCTGGAATAGGAGGCGGAAAGCCATCCTTGGCGAAAACACTTCGATAAGCGGGTCCCATGGATGGCTTTCCATCCTCCGCTGCTTTGGCTGCCTCCACCTCTATTATGTATTTCCTCCACGACCCCATCTGCATGCTACGCTGATTTCTCTGGGTAGGAGATTTATAGttttgtttatatttctttcaacaacttagcgcagtgtttgttattttttatgACTTAGCACTCATAGTTGTTCATCATCGGCTCATCGCGACTGATGGACcctcaaaatcaaataaagcTCAATTAATCTGCTTCTATCTAGTCTAGTTTTTTTGGGCTACTTCTTtctgttttatgttttaaaaattatattcttatgattatattattaagattCAAGTTCTACagatattacatttttttttagagatcttggagaccacttatatctgcaagtaaaatatcgtataaaaacattacaaatcatataattttgtgaattatgttgtacaaagatcattattttattcaaaatcttgaatatcatatatgttgtgcatgtagaacattacaaaatattttattctacgaaatatgtttagtgtgcagaacatTTATTCAGCTTACAAAACATACACATTCTACTTAGTAAACATAAACAatcttcaataattttaatgaactagtagtgatatttgtagaacatgtatcaaaaaataatgtatttgatagtgttttaattgtagaatataCGTGGTCTCCAAGTTTTCAGATGAAATaacagtctccatagaactttcctttataaacttctatataataaatataagatacataaaataaataaatactgcAAAATAGTTAAGAACCATTAAATCTTATTATTTGCTAAACGGttgcaattatataatattaaaaacgattatacatatatatatttaaaaaaataatattttatcctattctttttatgttttaaataatttagaaataggttttataaaattaaatgaaagtgggttttgtaaatagaatttgattcttattataaaattcataattatttttggtACTtcttattatatgttttaattaaaatattattattaaattatcagTAAATATTTGATGGAACTCCTGTATTCAACCCCTCCCATAATTGGCTTGGTTACTCATGAGGCATTGCAACTATTAGTATTAGAGTAGACTGAATATTTCATATCAAAAATATGGAATAAGATGTCGACAAACAAGTATGAAAACATAAAAATTCCCATCCTATAAAAGGCTGGAAAATTAATATAGTGATATATCTTAAAATATCATATGTCCATTATCCTCATAGATCTATAATGGCCCATACATCCCAAAGATTTTGGTATCATAGGCTGATGCCACTCCTGAACACTTTGTCAGGAAACAAGAGAGAGACCGCGCTCGAGAAAAAAAATCCTAACTGAAAAATGCAAAGGTGAAAAACATTCTTAATAACAGTCTTTACATTATAATGTCTAATAGAGTTATTGCTTGCAAAATAATAAATGAGATACAAAAAAATGAAGAATGTCAAGGAACAAAGTTAATGAAGAAAACAGAAGGCTCTCTTGATTCAAGAGTATGAATAGTTTGACAGCTAAAATTGATGCAAGCTTGACTGATTTATATGACAGGTTCTTTGTCTTAAGCTGAGAATGAATATGATGCTAAAGATACTGCtccttccatcccaaattagatgacttTGGGCACGCAATTTAAAGTTCATTTACCGCATAACtatatgacttatttttaaaattttatttttgcaaataaaaattaaaatatgaaattttcatttgcaagagaaaaaataaatttcacaagtagacggtcaatgcacctaaagttgcgtgcccaaaatcaacaggatcatctaatttgggatgaacGTAGTACCACAAAGTTTTTGAGAGCCTTACGTAAGAAATGAGATACACCATCCCCTGTCCTAGACATCACTATGATCTTGATATCGTGTCATTGGATTaagtttatactccctccgtgccTAAATGCTTTTCTCATTTGAAATGTTGGGACTGTTCatgacatgagacaaattactaacttacatctaatctataaaaccaaatatagtcatgagtgatcttgttgaattcgtatttatgagtactttaatacagtgaaatttttatatttattactaatataaaattaaagatattaacgattaaaaGTGTGCGTTGGCAAACGTGTCAAaggcaaacaggaaaagtattaagagacggagggagtacaatttttgtactccctccctcccaaattagatgagctcgttgactttGGGCTCACAATTTAAGATTCATTGATCGTATAActatattacttatttttacaatttatttttgcaaataaaaattaaatatgaaattttcatttataaaaaaaactaaaaaaaataaattcggAACTAAACGGTCAATACATTTTAAGTTACGTGTCCAAAGTCACATAGtttatctaatttgggatggagtaTCGGGATATAGTGAGTACTTCATGAAAGGGTTAAATGGCAATTAGGTCACTCAACTCGATAGTAATTTTCacttgggtcatccaactcaaaaagctatCAGTCAACTCACTTTTcacttaaaatatttcaaaaaggtCACTTCGCGTTAACGACGTTTAAAAATGGATGGAAAGCTGAGTTGGCCGTTTGACGTGGCAAGCATCAGC includes:
- the LOC108202948 gene encoding long chain acyl-CoA synthetase 4, coding for MQMGSWRKYIIEVEAAKAAEDGKPSMGPAYRSVFAKDGFPPPIPGLESCWDIFRMSVEKNPNNRMLGHREFINGKPGKYVWTTYKQVYDIVIKVGNAIRSCGVQERGKCGIYGANCEEWIISMEACNAHGLYCVPLYDTLGANAVEFVMCHAEVIIVFVEEKKIPEVFKTLPKTKEYLKTIVSFGKVTTEQKEEVQKLGLAIYSWDEFVSLGENKNFELPVNKKTDVCTIMYTSGTTGEPKGVMISNNSIVTLIAGVRRFLESFNETLNEKDVYISYLPLAHIFDRAIEECMIMHGASIGFWRGDVKLLLEDIGVLKPTIFCAVPRVLDRIYSGLTEKISTGGLLRHTLFKVAYSYKLRGMNGGNKHDEAAPLCDKVVFNKVKQGLGGRVRLILSGAAPLATHVEAYLRVVACCYVLQGYGLTETCAGTFVSLPNEQDMVGTVGPPLPNVDARLESVPEMGYDALSSTPRGEICVRGATVFSGYYKREDLTKEVLVDEWFHTGDIGEWQPNGAMKVIDRKKNIFKLAQGEYVAVENLENIYGLVTEIESIWIYGNSFESFLVAVVNPKTQAIERWAKDTGLSGDINSLCENPKVKDYILEQLTKLGKEKKLKGFEIIKNIHLDPVPFDINRDLITPTYKKKRPQMLKYYQDKIDKMYKK